AGAAACCAACTGAAGAACCTgctgtagagaaaaaaccaacTGAAGAGCCTGTTGCAGAAGAGAAACCAACCGAAGGTCCTATTTCAGAGGAAAAATCGACTGAAGGACCGGCTAAAGGAGAGAAACCAACTGAAGGCCCTGTTGCAGAGGAAAAACCAACTGAAGGAACTGTTGTCGAGGAGAAACCAACTGAAGGTCCTCTTGCAGAGGAAATACCAACTGAAGGGGCTGTTGTTGAGGAGAAACCAAGTGAAGGTCCTGTTCCAGAGGAAAAACCAACCGAAGAGACTGTTGCAGAGGAAAAACCAACCGAAGAGCCTGTTGCAGAAGAAAAACCAACTGAAGAGCCTGTTGCAGAGGAGAAACCATCTGAAGGGCCTGTTGCAGAGGAGAAACCAACTGAAGGACCTGTTGTAGAGGAAAAACCAACTGAAGGACCTGTTGCAGAGGAGAAACCAACTGAAGGACCTGTTGTAGAAGAGAAACCAACTGAAGGACCTGTTGCAGAAGAGAAACCAACTGAAGGACCTATTGTAGAGGAAAAACCAACCGAAGGTCCTATTGGAGAGGAAAAGCCAACCGAAGAACCTGTTGCAGAACAGAAACCAACTGAAGGACCTGCTGGAGAGGAAAAACCTACTGAAGGACCTGTTGCAGAGGAGAAACCAACTGAAGGACCTGTTGTAGAAGAGAAACCAACTGAAAGATCTGTTATAGAGGAGAAACCAACTGAAGGACCTGGTGTGGAGGAAAAACCAACTGAAGGTCCTGTTGTAGAGGAAATACCAACTGAAGGGGCTGTTGCAGAGGAAAAACCAGCCGAAGGGTCTATTGCAGAAGAAAAACCAACTGAGGAACCTGTTGCAGAAGAGAGAACGACTGAAGGACCTGTTGCAGAGGAGAAACCAACTGAAGCAGCTGCTGGAGAGGAAAAACCAACTGAAGGACCTGTAGCAGAGGAGAAACCAACTGAAGGATCTGCTGAGGAGGAAAAACCAACTGAAGGGCCTGTTGCAGAAGAGAAAGCAACCGAAGGTCCTGTTGCAGAGGAAGAACCAACTCAAGGATCTGTTGCAGAGAAGAAACCAACCGAGGGGCCTGTTGAAGAGGAGAAACTAACTGAAGAACCTGCTGCAGAAGAGAAACCAACTGAAGGACCTGTTGCAGAGGAGAAACCATCTGAAGGGCCTATTACAGAGGAGAAACCAACTGAACGGCCTGTTGCAGAGGAGAAACCAACTGAAGGACCTGTTGTAGAGGAGAAACCAACTGAAGGACTTACTCTAGAGGAAAAACCAACTGAAGGGCCTGTTGCAGAGGAAAAACCAACCGAAGGGCCTATTACAGAGGAGAAACCAACTGAAGAACCTGGTGTAGAGGAAAAGCCAACTGAAGGACCTGTTGCAGAGGAGAAACCAACTGAAGGACCTGTTGCAGAGGAAAAACCAACTGAAGGACCTGGTGTAGAAGTAAAACCAACTGAAGAAGCTGCTGGAGAGGAAAAACCAACTGAAGGACCTGTTGCGGAAGAGAAACCAACTGAAGGGCCTATTGGAGCGGAAAAGCCAACCGAAGAACCTGTTGCAGAACAGAAATCAACTGAAGGACCTGTTGTAGGGGAAAAAACAACTGAAGGACCTGTTGTGGAGGAAATGCCAACTGAAGAACCTGTTGCAGAGGAAAAACCAACTGAAGCACCTGTTGTAGAGGAGAAACCAACTGAAGAACCTGTCTTAGAAGAAAAACCAACTGAAGGACCTGGTATAGAAGAGAAACCAATTGAAGGGCCTGCTGTAGAGGAAAAACCTACCGAAAGGCCTATTGCAGAAGAAAAACCAACCGAAGTGCCTATTGCAGAGGAAAAACCAACCGAAGGGCCTATCGCACAGGAGAAACAAACTGAAGAACCTGGTGTAGAGGAGAAACCAACTGAAGGACCTGTTGCAGAAGAGAAACCAACTGAAGGACCTGTTGTAAAGGAAAAACCAACCGAAGGGCCTATTGGAGAGGAAAAGCCAACCGAAGAACCTGTTGCAGAACTGAAACCAACTGAAGGACCTGTTGTAGTGGAAAAAGAAACCGAAGGACCTGTTGCAGAGGAAAAACCAACCGAAGGGCCTGCTGTAGAGGAAAAAGCAACTGAAGGGCCTGTTGCAGAGGAAAAAGCAACTGAAGGACCTGCTGTAGAGGAAAAACCAATTGAAGGACCTGTTGCAGAGGAGAAACCATCTGAAGGACCTGTTGCAGAGAGACCAACTGAAGGTCCTGTTGCAGAGGAAAATCAAACTGAAAAGACCGTAGAAGACAAACCAAGTGAAGCCACTCCTTCTCAGGAAACTGTACCAGTATCTGTAGAAATTCCAACTGAAAGTCCAATCGAAGAGAAACCTTCTGAAACTCCTGAAACAGCACCTACGGAAGTTCCTAGTGTAGAAGAAACTGCTAGCTCGTCTGCTCCGAAAGAGGTAGCTGAAGTGTTGACAGAACTTCCAGAAGAAAGTTCAGAAGCTGCCATCACCACAGCTACGGAAGAAGTTTCGCACACCGAGGAAGCACAAACAGAGAGTAGTATGTCACAAGAGCAAACAACAAAAGCTCCCACTATTCACGAAGAACCTTCTACGGAACCAACTATACAAGCTTCAGAGCAGCCTACTGAGGAAGAAAAATTACCAGAAGGAAGCACTCAGAAACCAGAATTACCTTCTGAAGCATCAACAGCAACTATTCAAAGTGAAACAACCGAGCAAGAAGCTAAAGTGCCTGAGGTTGGTATCATGACTGAAACTCCTGAAGTGTCAGCGGTTGAACCTGGAGCTGTTAAGACAACAGCAGCACCAACTGAAGAAACGAAATTACCAGAAGGGGAACAAAAAGCATCTACTCCCGAAGAAGCTCAAACTGAAACTCCATCGAAAGAAGAGGGAACCACTCAAGGTTCTCTAAAGAAGGAATCAGAGGGTCCTATTACAGAAGAGAAAGTTCCAGGTGTATCACTTGCAACAcccaaagaagaagaaattcagGAGACCACACCCTATGCAGAAATAGCGCCAAAGGCCACAACTGAACAAATAGCCGAACAATCCACTCTGGCTGAGAAACTTCCGGAAAAAGAACTATCCACGGAAGTTCCTTATATACCACCAGCAATTCCAGGAGAAGGCAATTGTCTCGTCGAAGGACAATCTTACAGCAACAACTCTATAATTCCTCCAGCCAACCCTTGCCAACTTCAATGTCGTTGTATCAGTAGCATCATTCAATGCGATCTTGTTCAATGCCCACCGCCTCCCAATCATTTATCAAACTGCATGCCAATTTATACTAGCAAAGATGCCTGCTGCCCGATGTACACCTGTGACTCGACGCCTACAGCAGGGTTGGAGTCCGATAATCATATGATCGAACACGAAACGCCTAAATACGAAGAGGAACAGAAAACTGTATCACCAACAGTTGAAGTTCCAGTGAAGGAAGGCACAACGGAAGCTACCAAGGAACATTCGACTATGGCACCAGAAATGCACATATCTGGTGAAGAAACGACTGAACAGACACATACACCTGGTTTTTCCGAAGAAAAGCAAACGACACCGAAATCTGCGGAACCTGAACACGTACAAACGACTACCGTTGGAGAAGCTGCCAAAGAACCTGAGGAACAAACCCTTAGTCCAGTATCTCCACAGATAGAATCTTCTAGTCAAATACCTCCAGGGGAAGCGAAAGAAACTTCACCAGAAGTATTAAGCACTCCTATGAAAACCCCAGAGGAACAGGTAACCAAGATTCCATCTACGGAACAGCCGATCGAAGGGCAGGCTCCTGAAGAGCAACCTTCAAGTACTGCTGTGAGTGGGGAACAGACAGTTGTAACCACAGAAGGAATCCAAGAAGAACAAACTTCTGTTGGAATTGAAAAGGAAGCTTCTACCACAATAACGCCAACGGCTGAACAACCATCTATTCCATCTGCTGAAGAAGGAGAAAAATCTGTAGAAGGCGAAGAACAAATAACTGTTTCACCTGCAGTTTCAGAAGAAGGTATAACGAAGGAACCTGAACTTCCAAGCTCTTCCATATTGCCAGAGGTTGCAGTGACGGAAGGTCAACCTTCAGTGAATGTTGAAACCCAAGGACCACTAGAAGAAGGCTCTACTGTGGGCCCAGAATCGGTAACACAACCCGAAGAAGAAGGAGTAAAGGAAACTAAGCCAGCTGAAGAGGAAAAACCTGCTCAACCTGAACAATCTACTACAGAAGGTGGATTACAGACAGTCCAACCTGGTGAAGCAGAATCTGAAAAAACATCCATACCACCAGTTGAAGTGTCTACTTCACAAGAAGGTGTAACAGCAGGCGAAGAACATGAGGTGACTCATGTGGAACAAGGAACTGTTAAACCAGCTGAAGGTGAAACACCCGTAACGGCAGAAATGGAAATGACTGCACATAGTGTGACTAAAGAAGGACCAAGTAGCACAGAAGCACTAGAAGTAGGAATAACCACGCCGTCAATCATAGGTGCAGAAACTACAAAGGAACCAGAAACTGTTTCAGAAACTACTCCGGAAGAAGAACATGCCGTCCCTGAAAGAACTGAACAACCTTTGATACCTACTACTTTAGCAGAAGACGGAATTAAGGAAACCGCAGTTAAGATGACTACGATAACACCCGAAGAACAACCTGCGAAGGTACCCGAAGAACAGTTACCAAGTTCTACCGAAGCTGCTGAGGCAAGCACTGAGCAACCCTCAACATCTACTAAAACGGAGGAAACGGCAGAAAAAGAAGAGGTCACTGAAGAACAACTAAATATCGTTAAAATGAAACCTGAACAGGAAACTACACCACCACCTGAGGAGCAACAACCTGAAGTAATACCAACAGTGAAAGGAACAACAGAATCTGTTTCACCTGTTGCAGAGGAAACTACACCATCGTCTGAAGCTACGCCATCTCCTGTATCTCAGGAAACTATTACAGAAGCAACACCTGAAATTAGTACAGTGAGAACAGCTCCTGAATTGACTTCTCCTCAAACACCAACCGAACAACCTTCAATGGAGAAGGAAACTGGGGCACCTGCTACTGAAGAAGTGGCTACAGAAGGAATTAAGGAACATCCTATTGAACCAGAGGAGCAACCGGATACTGAGAAAACAAATATAGCTCCCGTTGAAGATAAAGTGCCTGAAATTACAGCACCAACTGAAATTCCAGAAGAGGTAACAAAGAAAGAAGAGCAGGTGACAGAATCTGTGGTACCATCTGAGGAAACTACAATGCCAGTTGTTGTGGGAGAACAGAAACCTGAAGAGGGAACTGAGGAACCAATTGTAACAGAAGGTGTGGCAGTTGCAGAGACGACCAAAATGCCTGATATGATAGATGAAGGAATTACAGCTACCAGAAAAGAACAACCTAGTGCAACACTACCTCCAGTTGTGGAAATCAGTTCCACAGTAGCACCAGAAGAAATTCCAATTTCGCCAGAACAGACGACGGAAAGGCAGAAACCTTTAACAGAGGATGAAGGTGTAACAGAAGAGAAGGCTACGACTATGCCAAGTGAAATGGGTTCAACTCCTGAAGAACAACCTTCTGTGACGGAAGAAAAACCGGAAGAAGAAATGACGCAGAAGACTGAAGTACCATCTGTAGAAGAAGCAACAGGCAAACCAGTGGAAGAGGCAGCAACGAGCAAACCAGTCGAAGAAGCAGCAACAAGCAAACCAGTCGAAGAAGAAGCAACAGGCAAACCAGCGGAAGAAGTAGCAACGGGAAAACCAATGGAAGAAGAACAGACGCCGGTTGAAGAGCAAACAACTCCAGTAGAGGAAAGCGTAAAGGTAACTGAAGCTGTTTCTAAGGTACCTGCCGAGGCTAGTTCTACTGAAATACCAGTGAAGATAGCGACTGAAGAAGCAACAGAACAAGGACCATCTGAGATACCAGAGAAAGCACTTCCTACCGAAGGACCAATACAAGCTACTGAAAGTCCGCAAGTTCCTCTTCAAGCACATGAGGAAGAACATTCAACCGAAGCTCCCGAAAACGTAACTCCTGCAGGAGAGATCCCAACGCCAGAAGTTCCAGAGAAAGAGATTCCAACTGCAGCACCAGAAGAAGCAATTACTACGGAGGCAATAGAGAAGGAACTTCCTAGTGAAGTTCCAGAGGAAGCTCAACCTACCAAAGCACCAGAAGAAGTTCTTCCAGAAAAGGAGAAACCGACCGAGACAACAGGAAGTGCTCTTCCTGAAGAAGAGAAGCCTGGCGAGGTAACTGAAAAGACTCTTTTTGAAGAAAAGAAACCCGCTGAAGTAACTGAGGAGATTCCTGAAGAAGGAAAGCCAGTCGAAGCCGAACAGCAAACAATTGAACCCGAAAAAGAAGTTCCTCAAACTACTGAAAGTATTTCATTCAAAGAGCAATTCCCTGAATTATCACAATCAACTACACCAGTAGCTGAAGCCGAAGCAACGTCTCCTCAAGAAGGAGAAGTTCCAGTGTCTCCAGCTGAAGCTACGGAAGCTACAACAAAGGAAGCTGAACCAAGTCAACCTTCAGAGGAAACACAGCCTGCCGTAACGGAAGGACTGCCTGCGGTAACAGAAGCACAATCTGCCGTAACAGAAGCTCAACCTGCGGTAACAGAAGCACAACCTGCTGTAACGGAAGCGCAACCTGCTGTAACGGAAGCACAACCTGCTGTAACGGAAGCACAGCCTGCGGTAACAGAAGCACAGCCTGCGGTAACAGAAGCACAGTCTGCTGTAACAGAAGCACAGCCTGCTGTAACAGAAGCACAGCCTGCTGTAACAGAAACACAGCCTGCTGTAACAGAAGCACAACCAGCAGTAACGGAAACACAGCCTGGCATTCCAGAAGCGCAACCTTCTACCAAACCAGCAATCGAAACTTCAACACAAGGTGCAGAAGAACACCCAGGAACTGAAAAGACTCCTGAGGAAGAGCAAGCAGTTTCAGTATCAACGGAACAGCCTCAAGAAAAGAGTACAATTGAACCAGCGCTTCCTGAAGAGCACAAAGAAGGAGAAACTCACGAGCTGCCAACAGAACCATCGGTTGA
Above is a window of Bombus affinis isolate iyBomAffi1 chromosome 5, iyBomAffi1.2, whole genome shotgun sequence DNA encoding:
- the LOC126916688 gene encoding titin-like isoform X2, with the translated sequence MSALNAGPCRPGIILCLAVLLASQSNSAPVYDQDTTQVAEYDGATAGCYYNFQHYAEGDRIITNEPCLNCTCHNRMLMCYLRVCPFTKAIGQDCTVEKRPDQCCPVITCPEVPVQLLTSTTSAPAISGSTAVGFHDNYGCNVDDRFYADGAQLPTDPQNPCELCYCIRNRTTCVMQECTLRVAGCKPVYQPGICCPVKYNCEYDEELATTVEPTPGLIMTTTMAPGATPQCYHEGKVYEDGDLIYSTQPCQHCYCFRGDIACAVQDCGTPMKTHGKNCTALPPPEGECCPTTYQCEDGHGGLVTLPRGEESSTEERVPETTVATVTTAEKEALHPETTEETFPGSDNVIPQDHEIVTTQEPVESAPSTEEPKKEEVPSLEETAAPEIPTTQKETEGTAAVTEASSAAPKLTESPEGAKAAATEAPSVEEKGEEMATTPAEETTQEVTEISVPEEVPESSPKLETTPQEVTTARGEERPEVVTEQAMPEETHTHKVPEETQPELPSEEKPTKESVTVSEKEPSVTEETVPTEEHPVEEAKMPTQAPEFPSEAPEVLSEEKGTSPVYGAEATTVKILGEEEVTETVKTTKTPATESEQRLSTEAPIEEKPEEVATPGIEITTEKPIEEVPSTEQVPQQPEQVFEEEKEKPMEVSTEQLPTEVPAAPVEHGIEAIPTEVPVEQKTELPVFGHKVPEVPGLAPKKEDMIPPEVSETSEHPAVTEEYNMEEGTPVIPERGPPGISITERVPESKAEDKDAVTEIYVTEGYVDMKPPEFHIPSSLVTEAPEQKGSSMYVPTIHETTIAPKQEAVPIEEGTTVEAQLSEEAPSSTSIAPEKATEGVPLVTEAGEVPGEEKEVTEAAAKGTEPSPATEISTSAPEIPEKVPQETEQPSLPEEQSTETLSSEVSPTKESSEEQELPTKGLTIEESGETSSEEVNDSSEEITASKVKPAEEAERTPQEHEQVSVPIPTRVPITEEYPTEQPAIEEQTEETVKISTEGAPITPTEINAVPEEKPATEQGEQGTVAPEEALPSEKPGIISEAPEEQATEKPITEEEAPVTKEAEDETISITQIPPGEGERPEASEKPVVEEMAKETTISELGGSPVTQETTEAEEPTEGTPTVTGHPTMEPEEQKPEVSEASEQPALEQTEAPITKETSSEEVVQEEQKTEEPTKEEGQTEGPVTPSPSTEESMTEGLVKEGTQIPIEAYQPTKPPISERKEDELGAEKLPEVEKGVQKPSLEEEKPTEKPVEEEETAMPGEAQITGKPLEDHKPVDKQPIEGPAEGEQPAEEEKPTEESVEQKPEEEEKESEKPEEEGKTVEEEKPTESPIEEEKPTEEPAVEKKPTEEPVAEEKPTEGPISEEKSTEGPAKGEKPTEGPVAEEKPTEGTVVEEKPTEGPLAEEIPTEGAVVEEKPSEGPVPEEKPTEETVAEEKPTEEPVAEEKPTEEPVAEEKPSEGPVAEEKPTEGPVVEEKPTEGPVAEEKPTEGPVVEEKPTEGPVAEEKPTEGPIVEEKPTEGPIGEEKPTEEPVAEQKPTEGPAGEEKPTEGPVAEEKPTEGPVVEEKPTERSVIEEKPTEGPGVEEKPTEGPVVEEIPTEGAVAEEKPAEGSIAEEKPTEEPVAEERTTEGPVAEEKPTEAAAGEEKPTEGPVAEEKPTEGSAEEEKPTEGPVAEEKATEGPVAEEEPTQGSVAEKKPTEGPVEEEKLTEEPAAEEKPTEGPVAEEKPSEGPITEEKPTERPVAEEKPTEGPVVEEKPTEGLTLEEKPTEGPVAEEKPTEGPITEEKPTEEPGVEEKPTEGPVAEEKPTEGPVAEEKPTEGPGVEVKPTEEAAGEEKPTEGPVAEEKPTEGPIGAEKPTEEPVAEQKSTEGPVVGEKTTEGPVVEEMPTEEPVAEEKPTEAPVVEEKPTEEPVLEEKPTEGPGIEEKPIEGPAVEEKPTERPIAEEKPTEVPIAEEKPTEGPIAQEKQTEEPGVEEKPTEGPVAEEKPTEGPVVKEKPTEGPIGEEKPTEEPVAELKPTEGPVVVEKETEGPVAEEKPTEGPAVEEKATEGPVAEEKATEGPAVEEKPIEGPVAEEKPSEGPVAERPTEGPVAEENQTEKTVEDKPSEATPSQETVPVSVEIPTESPIEEKPSETPETAPTEVPSVEETASSSAPKEVAEVLTELPEESSEAAITTATEEVSHTEEAQTESSMSQEQTTKAPTIHEEPSTEPTIQASEQPTEEEKLPEGSTQKPELPSEASTATIQSETTEQEAKVPEVGIMTETPEVSAVEPGAVKTTAAPTEETKLPEGEQKASTPEEAQTETPSKEEGTTQGSLKKESEGPITEEKVPGVSLATPKEEEIQETTPYAEIAPKATTEQIAEQSTLAEKLPEKELSTEVPYIPPAIPGEGNCLVEGQSYSNNSIIPPANPCQLQCRCISSIIQCDLVQCPPPPNHLSNCMPIYTSKDACCPMYTCDSTPTAGLESDNHMIEHETPKYEEEQKTVSPTVEVPVKEGTTEATKEHSTMAPEMHISGEETTEQTHTPGFSEEKQTTPKSAEPEHVQTTTVGEAAKEPEEQTLSPVSPQIESSSQIPPGEAKETSPEVLSTPMKTPEEQVTKIPSTEQPIEGQAPEEQPSSTAVSGEQTVVTTEGIQEEQTSVGIEKEASTTITPTAEQPSIPSAEEGEKSVEGEEQITVSPAVSEEGITKEPELPSSSILPEVAVTEGQPSVNVETQGPLEEGSTVGPESVTQPEEEGVKETKPAEEEKPAQPEQSTTEGGLQTVQPGEAESEKTSIPPVEVSTSQEGVTAGEEHEVTHVEQGTVKPAEGETPVTAEMEMTAHSVTKEGPSSTEALEVGITTPSIIGAETTKEPETVSETTPEEEHAVPERTEQPLIPTTLAEDGIKETAVKMTTITPEEQPAKVPEEQLPSSTEAAEASTEQPSTSTKTEETAEKEEVTEEQLNIVKMKPEQETTPPPEEQQPEVIPTVKGTTESVSPVAEETTPSSEATPSPVSQETITEATPEISTVRTAPELTSPQTPTEQPSMEKETGAPATEEVATEGIKEHPIEPEEQPDTEKTNIAPVEDKVPEITAPTEIPEEVTKKEEQVTESVVPSEETTMPVVVGEQKPEEGTEEPIVTEGVAVAETTKMPDMIDEGITATRKEQPSATLPPVVEISSTVAPEEIPISPEQTTERQKPLTEDEGVTEEKATTMPSEMGSTPEEQPSVTEEKPEEEMTQKTEVPSVEEATGKPVEEAATSKPVEEAATSKPVEEEATGKPAEEVATGKPMEEEQTPVEEQTTPVEESVKVTEAVSKVPAEASSTEIPVKIATEEATEQGPSEIPEKALPTEGPIQATESPQVPLQAHEEEHSTEAPENVTPAGEIPTPEVPEKEIPTAAPEEAITTEAIEKELPSEVPEEAQPTKAPEEVLPEKEKPTETTGSALPEEEKPGEVTEKTLFEEKKPAEVTEEIPEEGKPVEAEQQTIEPEKEVPQTTESISFKEQFPELSQSTTPVAEAEATSPQEGEVPVSPAEATEATTKEAEPSQPSEETQPAVTEGLPAVTEAQSAVTEAQPAVTEAQPAVTEAQPAVTEAQPAVTEAQPAVTEAQPAVTEAQSAVTEAQPAVTEAQPAVTETQPAVTEAQPAVTETQPGIPEAQPSTKPAIETSTQGAEEHPGTEKTPEEEQAVSVSTEQPQEKSTIEPALPEEHKEGETHELPTEPSVESAEEEEEEVEEAALPEAPSTTEKEEPSEGQLPSGFGEHLPPVNHTFETTERPVQPSLYERPTSTLAPQVPEYPDQSVTGEDNPHFPPHGGSYLSPDEDYDEDDQAIYGPGTCRYGGKVYVSAQQIPRDDPCDFCFCFRSDIICLQQSCPPPIPGCHEEPISGFCCPRYECPVSMATSLNITTTTTTTTTTLPPHFHAHAYKGAAKRSGCQIRGQAYRVGEVIRSASGPCLQCTCGGDGNMKCDPRVCSPEPMLRQMIAAATARRRR